From one Thalassospira lucentensis genomic stretch:
- the glpD gene encoding glycerol-3-phosphate dehydrogenase encodes MLNSETYDIAIIGGGINGAGIARDASGRGLKVFLCEKNDLASATSSASTKLIHGGLRYLEHYEFRLVREALIEREVLLNAAPHIIWPLRFVLPHVKGLRPAWMIRLGLFLYDHLGGREKLPGSEGIRLKQHVAGAPLIAGMEKAFVYSDCWVQDARLVVLNAMDARNRGADIRVGTECVAARREGDLWSVTVRDNAGEHTVKARSLVNAAGPWCAEILEKRVEAKKKQGIRMVQGSHIVVPKLFDHDYCYIFQNPDGRIVFAIPYEQDFTLIGTTDRDYKGDPSKVAISADEISYLCELANTYFAHKISPTDVVWSYSGVRPLYGDGSEDASQVTRDYVLEIDNGDKGAPLLNIYGGKITTYRKLAESAMSKLSPYLGIADDRWTDSVALPGGDMPNGDFESYLAAMQKKFPWIPAAQLYRYVRNYGTLTLTIIGDASDLSGLGTHLGDDIYECELRYLADQEWARTADDVLWRRSKLGLHLSKDAQTAIAQWFATETKSNNAVKTGEGTNVK; translated from the coding sequence TTGCTCAATTCAGAAACATACGACATTGCCATCATTGGCGGTGGCATCAATGGCGCAGGCATTGCGCGTGATGCATCCGGCCGTGGCCTCAAGGTCTTTCTTTGCGAAAAGAACGACCTTGCAAGTGCGACTTCATCGGCCAGCACAAAGCTGATCCATGGCGGGTTGCGTTATCTTGAGCATTACGAATTCCGCCTTGTGCGTGAGGCCCTGATCGAGCGCGAAGTGCTTTTGAACGCCGCCCCGCACATTATCTGGCCTCTTCGTTTCGTTCTGCCCCATGTCAAAGGATTGCGTCCGGCCTGGATGATCCGGCTGGGCCTGTTCCTGTATGATCACCTTGGCGGCCGTGAAAAACTTCCCGGTTCGGAAGGTATCCGCCTGAAGCAGCATGTCGCCGGTGCGCCGCTGATTGCCGGCATGGAAAAGGCTTTCGTCTATTCCGATTGTTGGGTGCAGGATGCCCGTCTTGTCGTCCTTAACGCGATGGATGCACGTAATCGCGGTGCAGACATCCGGGTCGGAACCGAATGTGTTGCCGCCAGACGCGAGGGCGATCTGTGGTCTGTCACCGTTCGGGACAATGCCGGCGAACACACAGTCAAAGCTAGGTCACTGGTCAATGCCGCCGGTCCTTGGTGTGCGGAAATCCTTGAAAAACGTGTCGAAGCCAAAAAGAAACAGGGCATTCGCATGGTTCAGGGCAGCCACATCGTGGTGCCAAAGCTGTTTGACCATGATTACTGCTATATTTTCCAGAATCCGGATGGCCGTATCGTTTTTGCCATCCCCTACGAACAGGATTTCACCCTGATCGGCACCACGGACCGCGATTATAAAGGCGATCCGTCAAAGGTTGCGATCAGCGCAGATGAAATCAGCTATCTGTGCGAACTCGCCAATACCTATTTCGCGCATAAAATCTCGCCAACCGATGTCGTCTGGTCCTATTCCGGCGTTCGTCCGCTTTACGGCGACGGCTCCGAAGATGCATCCCAGGTCACGCGCGACTATGTTCTTGAAATTGATAATGGCGACAAGGGTGCACCGCTTCTGAACATTTATGGCGGCAAAATCACCACCTATCGCAAGCTAGCTGAATCAGCGATGAGCAAACTTTCCCCCTATCTCGGGATTGCAGATGATCGCTGGACCGATAGCGTCGCCCTTCCGGGCGGCGACATGCCAAATGGCGATTTCGAAAGCTATCTTGCTGCAATGCAAAAGAAATTTCCGTGGATTCCGGCGGCTCAACTCTACCGCTACGTGCGAAACTACGGCACACTGACCCTCACCATCATTGGCGATGCATCAGACCTTTCCGGGCTGGGTACGCATCTTGGCGATGATATTTACGAATGCGAACTGCGCTATCTGGCGGATCAGGAATGGGCACGTACTGCCGATGACGTATTGTGGCGCCGATCCAAACTCGGCCTGCATCTGTCAAAGGATGCCCAGACCGCCATTGCGCAATGGTTTGCGACTGAAACCAAATCGAATAACGCCGTGAAAACGGGCGAAGGAACAAATGTGAAATGA
- a CDS encoding ABC transporter ATP-binding protein produces MARIDLKSLAHSYFPEPKGDEDYALRRMEHVWEDGGAYALLGPSGCGKTTLLNIISGLLTPSEGQVLFDGKDVTKLAPEERNIAQVFQFPVIYDTMTVYENLAFPLRNRGVDPKRVDERVREIAGMLDLTGKLKQKARGLGADEKQTISLGRGLVRDDVSAILFDEPLTVIDPHLKWVLRRKLKEIHNKLRPTMVYVTHDQVEALTFADKVVVMYGGKVVQLGTPQELFENPAHTFVGYFIGSPGMNIMPCNIDAGAAWIDGKRIALSDRHMEAVSKASGQIELGIRPEFLRIETDSGSEGDNGIEVNIVKVEDLGQYKIATTRFGSSEMKVKVSEDQQITGQSGILRFAPEWTKLYADSQLVA; encoded by the coding sequence ATGGCACGTATCGATCTTAAAAGCCTTGCGCATTCATACTTCCCCGAACCGAAAGGGGACGAGGATTACGCCCTTCGCCGCATGGAACATGTCTGGGAAGATGGCGGGGCTTATGCCCTTCTTGGCCCGTCGGGCTGCGGCAAGACGACTTTGCTTAACATCATTTCCGGCCTTCTGACCCCGTCCGAGGGACAGGTCCTGTTTGATGGCAAGGACGTCACCAAACTGGCCCCCGAAGAACGCAATATCGCGCAGGTTTTCCAATTCCCGGTCATTTACGACACCATGACCGTTTACGAAAACCTTGCCTTTCCGCTGCGTAACCGCGGTGTTGATCCCAAACGGGTTGATGAACGGGTGCGAGAAATTGCCGGAATGCTCGACCTGACCGGCAAGCTGAAACAAAAAGCGCGTGGTCTGGGTGCGGATGAAAAGCAGACGATCTCGCTTGGCCGCGGATTGGTCCGCGACGATGTTTCGGCAATCCTGTTTGACGAACCGCTAACCGTGATCGACCCGCATCTGAAATGGGTCCTGCGCCGCAAGCTCAAGGAAATTCACAACAAACTGCGCCCGACCATGGTCTATGTGACCCATGACCAGGTCGAAGCCCTGACATTTGCCGATAAGGTCGTTGTCATGTATGGCGGCAAGGTCGTGCAGCTTGGTACCCCGCAGGAACTGTTTGAAAATCCGGCCCATACCTTTGTCGGCTACTTCATCGGAAGCCCGGGCATGAATATCATGCCGTGTAATATCGATGCCGGTGCGGCCTGGATTGATGGCAAACGCATCGCACTTTCGGATCGCCACATGGAAGCCGTTTCCAAGGCATCCGGGCAGATTGAACTTGGCATCCGTCCCGAATTCCTGCGCATCGAAACCGACAGCGGTTCCGAAGGCGATAACGGGATCGAGGTCAATATCGTCAAGGTCGAAGACCTCGGCCAATACAAGATCGCAACCACCCGGTTCGGCTCGTCCGAAATGAAGGTCAAGGTCAGCGAAGATCAGCAGATCACCGGCCAAAGCGGCATCCTCCGGTTCGCACCGGAATGGACCAAGCTTTACGCCGACAGCCAGCTGGTCGCATGA
- a CDS encoding ABC transporter ATP-binding protein: MTLTLENITKTVGGETHIDDVSMSLEPGSFNVLLGRTLAGKTTLMRIMAGLEPPTSGRILVNGNDVTGMPVQKRNVAMVYQQFINYPSMSVYDNIASPLKLQGVDAAEVERRVKSTAELMHIEHLLDRLPQELSGGQQQRTAMARAMVKDCTLLLLDEPLVNLDYKLREELREEIPNLLAERDTIVVYATTEPMEALLLGGKCAVMHEGRVTQFGPTTQVYHNPAFVETGLIFSDPPINLVKAEVRDSALYLASGHQVPLSGHLSALTDGQYTIGVRANHLSVDQTSAECVAMQGQVELAEITGSETFVHVHFNDVSWVIQEEGVHNPRLGEAATFYVDPKRLFAYDANDRLVAAPPVEIQNGKAA, from the coding sequence ATGACCCTTACGCTTGAAAACATAACCAAGACCGTGGGAGGAGAAACCCACATCGACGACGTGTCGATGTCGCTGGAGCCGGGATCATTTAACGTCCTTCTCGGGCGGACCCTGGCGGGCAAAACGACGCTGATGCGCATTATGGCAGGTCTTGAACCACCAACCAGCGGGCGCATCCTCGTCAATGGCAACGATGTCACCGGCATGCCCGTTCAGAAACGCAACGTCGCGATGGTCTATCAGCAGTTCATCAATTATCCGTCGATGAGCGTCTATGACAATATCGCGTCCCCCTTGAAATTGCAGGGTGTCGACGCGGCTGAAGTCGAACGTCGCGTAAAATCCACCGCCGAACTGATGCATATCGAACATCTGCTTGATCGTCTGCCGCAGGAACTTTCGGGCGGTCAGCAACAGCGCACTGCGATGGCGCGCGCCATGGTCAAGGATTGCACCCTGCTTCTGCTTGACGAGCCGCTGGTCAACCTTGACTACAAACTGCGCGAAGAACTGCGTGAGGAAATCCCGAACCTTCTGGCGGAACGTGACACCATTGTCGTTTACGCCACCACCGAGCCGATGGAAGCCCTTTTGCTGGGTGGTAAATGTGCGGTGATGCATGAAGGCCGCGTCACCCAGTTTGGCCCGACCACGCAGGTTTATCACAATCCGGCCTTTGTCGAGACCGGCCTGATCTTTTCCGATCCGCCGATTAATCTCGTCAAGGCCGAGGTCCGTGATAGTGCTCTCTATCTGGCAAGCGGCCATCAGGTCCCGCTGAGCGGCCATCTTTCAGCCCTTACCGATGGACAATACACCATCGGGGTTCGCGCCAATCACCTGTCGGTCGATCAGACCAGTGCCGAATGCGTTGCGATGCAGGGCCAGGTTGAACTGGCTGAAATCACCGGCTCGGAAACCTTTGTCCATGTTCATTTCAACGACGTTTCCTGGGTGATTCAGGAAGAAGGTGTGCACAACCCGCGGCTTGGCGAGGCGGCCACCTTCTATGTCGACCCCAAACGTCTGTTTGCCTATGACGCCAATGATCGCCTTGTGGCGGCACCGCCTGTTGAAATTCAAAACGGCAAGGCCGCCTGA
- a CDS encoding UDP-N-acetyl glucosamine 2-epimerase encodes MIIDLVYGTRPNLIKAAALYLAWQEKRDDLPFILRLIDTGQHWDPALSEGLRLSLGLPVPEIRLGIGQPGNSRHTLVQNADDAYCRMLGQSPAQGTIVIGDVNGSLGVARAAKRNSTYLIHLEAGLRGGFDAVAEEANRTEIDGLSDMHWAPDKAAADNLHKEGIKAKGIHNVGNIVIDAMIRFGGSTTAIWSSSAQTGPVLLTLHRAENIDNLVRLSSIIDAIIDLAHETPIIWPLHPRAQGAFAQSGFGRRIRDAGNIKIVAPMLYPDFLAALVAARYVITDSGGIIDECAWLGKVGCILRPTTERATALEASALELCEPADLVQTATNLTNRTAPLVPFRPAGWDGKTANRMLDTLAALNR; translated from the coding sequence ATGATCATCGATCTGGTCTATGGCACCCGCCCCAACCTGATCAAGGCTGCGGCCCTTTATCTGGCATGGCAGGAAAAACGTGACGATCTGCCCTTTATCCTGCGCCTGATAGATACCGGCCAACATTGGGATCCGGCCCTTTCCGAAGGCTTGCGTCTTTCGCTTGGTTTGCCTGTCCCTGAAATCCGACTTGGAATCGGGCAACCGGGAAATAGCCGGCACACGCTTGTTCAGAATGCCGATGATGCTTATTGCCGGATGCTCGGCCAATCACCGGCACAAGGGACAATTGTCATTGGCGATGTTAACGGCTCTTTGGGTGTCGCCCGCGCGGCAAAAAGGAACTCCACTTACCTGATCCATCTGGAAGCCGGGTTGCGTGGCGGGTTTGATGCCGTTGCCGAAGAAGCCAACCGGACAGAAATTGACGGCCTTTCCGATATGCACTGGGCTCCGGATAAGGCCGCAGCCGACAACCTGCACAAAGAAGGCATTAAGGCAAAAGGCATCCACAATGTCGGTAATATCGTAATTGATGCGATGATTCGCTTCGGCGGATCAACAACGGCAATCTGGTCTTCATCGGCGCAAACGGGTCCGGTTCTGCTAACGCTGCATCGGGCGGAAAATATCGATAATCTTGTTCGGCTGTCTTCGATAATCGATGCCATTATCGACCTTGCCCACGAAACCCCGATCATCTGGCCACTTCACCCGCGTGCGCAAGGCGCCTTTGCACAAAGCGGCTTTGGGCGTCGCATCCGTGATGCCGGAAACATCAAGATCGTAGCGCCGATGCTCTATCCCGATTTTCTGGCGGCTCTTGTTGCCGCACGCTATGTGATAACAGATTCCGGCGGAATAATTGATGAATGCGCCTGGCTCGGCAAGGTGGGATGCATTTTGCGACCGACCACGGAACGCGCGACTGCACTTGAAGCGTCCGCGCTGGAACTTTGCGAACCGGCAGATCTGGTCCAAACCGCCACCAACCTTACGAACAGAACAGCTCCACTAGTTCCTTTCCGGCCTGCCGGTTGGGACGGCAAGACGGCTAACCGAATGCTTGATACGCTGGCTGCTCTTAACCGGTAA
- a CDS encoding carbohydrate ABC transporter permease has translation MRFQKRHIALLLYIVFLLLPIYWLFNMSIKTNSEILGAMTLFPDNPTLANYATILTDPAWYSGYINSMIYVGINVVISLLVALPAAYAFSRYNFTGDKHLFFWLLTNRMAPPAVFLLPFFQLYSSVGLFDTHIAVALAHCLFNVPLAVWILEGFMSGIPKEIDETAYIDGYSFPRFFTTIFIPLIRSGIGVTAFFCFMFSWVELLLARTLTSVDAKPIVATMTRTVSASGLDWGVLAAAGVLTIVPGALVIWFVRNYIAKGFAMGRV, from the coding sequence ATGCGGTTCCAGAAACGTCATATCGCACTTCTTCTTTATATCGTGTTCCTGTTGCTGCCGATCTATTGGTTGTTCAACATGTCGATCAAGACCAATTCGGAAATCCTGGGCGCAATGACCCTGTTCCCGGATAATCCGACACTGGCGAACTATGCGACCATCCTGACCGATCCGGCATGGTATTCAGGCTATATCAACTCGATGATCTATGTCGGGATCAACGTTGTGATCTCGCTTCTGGTTGCCCTGCCCGCGGCATATGCTTTTTCCCGCTATAACTTCACGGGTGACAAGCATCTGTTCTTCTGGCTTCTGACCAACCGCATGGCACCGCCTGCCGTGTTCCTGCTGCCGTTTTTCCAGCTTTATTCAAGTGTCGGCCTGTTCGACACCCATATCGCTGTGGCGCTTGCACATTGCCTGTTCAACGTGCCGCTGGCGGTCTGGATCCTCGAAGGTTTCATGTCGGGTATTCCAAAGGAAATCGACGAAACCGCCTATATCGACGGTTATTCCTTCCCGCGCTTCTTCACCACGATATTCATTCCGCTGATCCGTTCGGGCATCGGTGTGACGGCCTTCTTCTGCTTCATGTTCAGCTGGGTTGAACTGTTGCTGGCACGCACCCTGACGTCGGTCGATGCCAAACCGATCGTGGCCACCATGACCCGTACCGTATCGGCGTCGGGGCTTGATTGGGGTGTTCTGGCGGCTGCGGGAGTTCTGACAATCGTGCCTGGCGCGTTGGTGATCTGGTTCGTTCGCAACTACATCGCCAAGGGCTTCGCGATGGGTCGTGTGTAA
- a CDS encoding carbohydrate ABC transporter permease yields MNKITNNKAWFLVLPVFFIVAISAIIPLMTVVNYSVQDIFDPQTRFFVGADWFRQVLEDSRLHDALIRQIIYTGSVLFIEIPLGIGIALTLPRKGWGVSACMVLLALPLLIPWNVVGTIWQIFGRADIGLGGYALNMIGMDYNYSQNPMDAWVTVLVMDVWHWTSLIVLLCYAGLRSIPDAYYQAAKIDGASNWAVFRFIQLPKMQSVLVIGVLLRFMDSFMIYTEPFVLTGGGPGTATTFLSQFLVTIAVGQFDLGPAAAFSLIYFLIILLVCWVFYTVVMNAGKREEQ; encoded by the coding sequence ATGAACAAGATTACCAACAATAAGGCATGGTTCCTCGTCCTGCCGGTCTTCTTTATCGTCGCAATCAGCGCAATCATTCCGCTGATGACGGTTGTGAACTATTCGGTGCAGGATATTTTCGATCCGCAAACCCGTTTCTTTGTCGGGGCGGACTGGTTCCGTCAGGTCCTTGAAGACAGCCGCCTGCATGATGCCCTGATCCGTCAGATCATCTATACCGGCAGCGTGCTGTTCATTGAAATTCCTCTGGGAATCGGCATAGCTTTAACGCTGCCACGCAAAGGTTGGGGCGTTTCGGCCTGCATGGTTCTTCTGGCTTTGCCGTTGCTTATTCCATGGAACGTGGTCGGCACCATCTGGCAGATTTTTGGTCGTGCCGATATCGGTCTTGGCGGTTATGCACTCAACATGATCGGCATGGACTATAATTACAGCCAGAACCCGATGGATGCCTGGGTGACCGTTCTTGTCATGGATGTGTGGCACTGGACTAGCCTGATTGTCCTTCTGTGCTATGCCGGTCTTCGTTCGATCCCGGATGCCTATTATCAGGCTGCCAAGATCGATGGTGCGTCGAACTGGGCCGTGTTCCGGTTTATCCAGCTTCCGAAAATGCAGTCGGTCCTCGTGATCGGTGTTCTGCTGCGCTTTATGGACAGCTTCATGATCTATACCGAGCCTTTCGTGCTTACGGGCGGCGGGCCAGGTACGGCTACCACATTCCTCAGCCAGTTTTTGGTCACGATTGCTGTGGGTCAGTTCGACCTTGGTCCGGCTGCGGCATTCTCGCTGATTTACTTCCTGATCATTCTATTGGTTTGCTGGGTTTTCTATACCGTCGTGATGAACGCCGGAAAGCGGGAGGAACAATAA
- a CDS encoding NAD-dependent succinate-semialdehyde dehydrogenase, with amino-acid sequence MVSLKDPSLFTQQAYIGGEWVDAPDGKTEQVTNPATGEVLGTVPVLGRDAVAHAIEVAEKAQKQWKKRTAKERSAILMKWYDLMMENQEDLARLMTAEQGKPLAESRGEIAYASSFLQWFAEEGKRIYGDVIPTFAPGRRVVVLKEPVGVCAAITPWNFPTAMITRKAAPALAVGCAMVVKPAMETPYSALAMAILAERAGLPKGLLSIVTGNAKTIGAEMTENPIVRKLTFTGSTAVGRLLMRQCADTVKKISLELGGNAPFIVCEDADVDAAVEGAIASKYRNSGQTCVCANRIFVHDAVYDEFAEKYAAKASAMKVGDGTEEGVVLGPLITEKAVEKVENQIADALSKGGRVLTGGKRHAKGGSFFEPTVIADANRDMLVFREETFGPMAPLIRFHSDDEVLEMANDSEFGLASYFYSRDISRIWKLAEGLETGLVGVNAGVIATEVAPFGGYKQSGIGREGSKYGVEDYLEVKYVCMAGIDD; translated from the coding sequence ATGGTTTCTCTAAAAGACCCGTCCTTGTTCACTCAGCAGGCTTATATCGGCGGTGAATGGGTTGACGCCCCAGACGGCAAAACTGAACAGGTTACCAATCCTGCGACGGGCGAAGTGCTTGGCACGGTGCCGGTTCTGGGTCGTGATGCAGTTGCCCACGCGATTGAAGTTGCCGAAAAGGCGCAAAAGCAGTGGAAGAAACGCACGGCCAAGGAACGGTCGGCCATTCTGATGAAATGGTACGACCTGATGATGGAAAATCAGGAAGATCTGGCGCGCCTGATGACGGCCGAACAGGGTAAGCCGCTTGCAGAATCGCGCGGTGAAATTGCTTATGCCTCGTCCTTCCTGCAATGGTTCGCCGAAGAAGGCAAGCGCATCTATGGTGACGTCATTCCGACCTTCGCACCGGGGCGCCGTGTTGTCGTTTTGAAAGAACCGGTTGGGGTTTGTGCCGCGATCACACCCTGGAACTTCCCGACCGCGATGATCACCCGCAAGGCCGCACCGGCATTGGCCGTTGGCTGTGCGATGGTTGTCAAACCAGCGATGGAAACCCCGTATTCTGCCCTTGCGATGGCGATCCTTGCCGAACGCGCCGGTTTGCCCAAGGGGCTTTTGTCAATTGTGACCGGGAACGCCAAAACCATCGGTGCCGAAATGACCGAAAACCCGATTGTACGCAAACTGACCTTTACCGGTTCGACCGCAGTTGGCCGTTTGCTGATGCGTCAGTGCGCCGACACTGTCAAGAAAATCAGTCTTGAGCTTGGCGGTAATGCGCCGTTCATCGTTTGCGAGGACGCAGATGTCGATGCTGCGGTCGAAGGGGCGATTGCTTCGAAATACCGCAATAGCGGCCAGACCTGTGTTTGTGCCAACCGTATCTTTGTTCATGACGCCGTCTATGACGAATTTGCCGAAAAATACGCTGCGAAGGCATCGGCAATGAAAGTGGGCGATGGCACCGAAGAAGGCGTTGTTCTTGGTCCGCTGATTACGGAAAAGGCTGTCGAGAAAGTCGAAAACCAGATTGCCGATGCGCTTTCCAAGGGCGGTCGGGTTTTGACCGGTGGCAAGCGCCACGCAAAGGGCGGCAGTTTCTTCGAACCGACCGTGATTGCCGATGCCAACCGCGACATGCTGGTCTTCCGCGAGGAAACTTTCGGTCCGATGGCACCGCTGATTCGCTTCCACAGTGATGATGAAGTGCTTGAAATGGCCAACGATTCCGAGTTCGGCCTGGCATCGTACTTCTATTCGCGTGACATCAGCCGTATCTGGAAACTTGCCGAAGGCCTTGAAACCGGTCTGGTCGGCGTCAATGCAGGTGTGATTGCGACCGAAGTTGCCCCGTTTGGCGGCTACAAGCAGTCAGGCATCGGCCGCGAAGGTTCGAAATACGGGGTCGAGGATTACCTTGAAGTCAAATATGTCTGCATGGCAGGCATCGATGATTAA